The genomic region GGGGAGAATCCCTTTTCAAAGAAGACTCCCCCGCTCGCACCCTGGGGAATCCCGTCCGACGCGCACCTAGCGCCCAAGCGACCCAGTCTGTGacatgggggcccgggcccacaagtcatgcAGCTGGTGTGCCGGTTTCCGAGTGCGaaaaaggcgaaccgccgcgcgaGGAGCAAACCGCCGCGCACGATCGCGCGCCACCTCGAGGCTGCTGCGGTGAGATATTTATTAGCCACGACGGTGGCAACGAGGCGCCACGCGCGTGGCCTGACGGAACTGCCAGACGTGGGGCTGTGGGTCAGTCGACCGTGGGGACAGATGTGGCAGTTGATGTGACCGAGGGCGGACTAATAGCACGTGCGTCACTAGATGCGTCGAGTTAATGCGGCACACGCTGAGGTGGCGCCCCAGTCACCGGTCATGCCATGTTGACGCGAAGTATaagttttggccccacctgcaggctcgcatcctcccctaagGTGGGTCCGGGGGCACTgtaggtaccctgaaactagggtacccactGCTACTGTACAAAGACGAAGAACCCACGTGGCTATCCCTTAGTCACGAGGAAGAAGTGCTGcgtgtgggaccaggccatggcTCGCCCCAATCTCAGGCGGCTATTCTGGGTCCACGGCAGCGCCCGAGTCCACCATGTGGGCAGGTCCGGAGCCGCCGCGTGTCCAGAGAAGGTGttatactccaaggcatcaataGTGGTCTGGACCCCCACGGGAGAGCGCCGGACCCCCGGATATACAGTCTGAACCCCTAGGGTTGGTCCCAGACCCTTAGGTATACAGTTCGGACCCCCAGGGTTGGTCCCGGACCCCCACGTGTCCAGGCTGGACCCCAGGAATAGGATCTGGACCCCTCCGTATGGAGAACAGGTCACCCACAGTGGGGTCCCAAGGTCCCAGGACGGAACATACACGGGCCTTGGACAAGACCAGGGCAAGGGGtctggtgccgacacgtgtccaggcccaGTCTGGTGCGGACCTGTCCGCATGCGCTTCCGCTCCCCGCCTAGGCGGAGGCCCGTTGCTGCCACGTGGCCGACTGCGCGTgatgtaagccagcgggcggtgcCTGACGTAAGGCCACCGGGATACGCGacccctgcatttattgcggataaggcgcgctgCCTATCAAATGATGTGccacctcggcatttaatgaggccTGCCCACTCTACTGTCAAGCGGCGCccagtccattccactggcaagcAGTGTGCCGCCTTAGCATTTAATGCGACCTGTCCATTCTCCTGGCAGGCGGCATGCCTGTCTATTCCGCTGGCGGGCGGCACGCCCATGCTGCCGCATGCACTAcactcatcatcactcgtacgtacCAAGGAAGCTACCGTTGTGTATCAACGCTGCGTGGGCTGCGGACATCTGGGCGCCAGAAGATCTCTCAGGCGTCACCTGCATTAGTTGTTCcatgtatttcttccattatgtccctgggcccacatgttggggctcAGCAACCTTGTACGTGCctcccttgggctataaaagggaagatACACTATGTTACAAGAAGGACCCAACTTAGGTTCACAACATCCTCAGTCTTACACAAGCTCCCAAGTCGCTCAGACTCAATAcaactcacagtggagtagggtattacgctccggcggcccgaaccactctaaatccttgtgttttcgtgtgttcatccaccatctagcagacaggcaaaacgcttaggccccctcctcatcttaggatttagggcgggtgcattctgccacccggccggagatttcctctccgacatagtCCTTGTATACAATTTTTGAGTATTACAATATGATAATGCCATTATGCACAAGTACAGACAGGTTGTTATTTTTAATATATGCAGCAACATTTACTCTATAATGTAAGTTTTGACATACATTATTTATAATATACTTTTGTATAAGGACACACTATCCATGCCACCCAACCCACTCCATAACTGTCAACCCAAGCATCCGCAACTTGAGACCCAGCTGGGCGTGGTACCCAGGTTGAGGAAATTCATGAAAGATAACAGCAAATTCGGAGAGTATTAGAGACTTGCCCTAACGAAGCGGACGTTGATACAGGACATCAGGTAATATATACAATCCCATGAGATTTTTACGCATCATATGTACATTGTTTGCATCTTTCTTTTTTGCTGGACACGAACCACAATATTTGTCAACAGGATTTCTGCTTTCATGTTCGAAACAACATGTTGAGGAACACAAATatcacacctcaacccacatcagCATGCACCTTTATGAGATCAAATATGTCAACCCGTTTGCCGATATTTGACGTGACACCACAAAAAATGTTAGTTTAGCAGTCTCTATCTCATGTTATACTTCCATTTTACAATTACATTAGTACAATAAATATTACATAATTTACTAAGCATATACCTTTGAGTAGGGAGGTGAAATGGCTGCAGATGACATGGAACACAATGACAGTGGACCAGTCTTTGATTAGACCCCAACTTCTCATGTCTGTACAGTAACATACATCTTCTCTAATGCACTTTATGCCATTAAACAAATTATTCTAATGTTAAAACACTTATTACCAGGTTGCATCTCAGGATGATACATTCAAAGGGACAACACATTCTGGCACTGCTCCACTCCTTACAGAGCTTGACTGTGTTCGTTCTCTATGGGATCTACTCTATTCCAAGGACATTGACCAAAGCAGATACATGCTACACGAATTATGAAGACCATATTTATTAGTTTGTTTGACGTATGTAATATGAATATATAACAATATTCTTCATACAGGGTTGTCATAGATTACGGTGAATACAGTGGAAACTGTCTCAATATTTATGAATCTTTCTCAGATGGGAAGTGTCTTGACAACGTGTTCATGCAGTGTTTCATTAAGTGTGTTCACGATGATTCCAAAAATCATCGTCGAACTATGACTACTAACAAATTAATACTTGATGTCACACTACAAAACAACTACCCCTTTAGCAACGCATATATGCGTTGCAAAAAGTTCATATATGTGTTGCTAAGGTCTATACCAACAcataattatgtgttgcctaTACTGCCGTTGCTAGGATCTATAACAACACTTATACATGCGTTGGTAAAACCAAGAGTTAAGCGTTGCCATGCTACAACGGATATCCGAGGACTATAGTAACACTTCCATGTGTAGCAAGGAATGAACCAGGAAATacatattattattacaataattTAATTTGAATACAAATGTAATCAATATAGCTGTAAATTTATATATTATGCCAAATCCATACACAAATTATAAACAAATATATTTATTATTCAGAAATAAATTCTTGAATTACAATAGTATCCACATACAACGTCATTTTTCTTGTTCTGTACAAAGATTGTAAAGGGAAACAATAGTATCAAAGCCATATTGAAATCTACCACCTATCCATCCTCCATCTCTAGTGCAACGAACTCTTCACTGATTTGTGCTCATCTGTTCTTAGTCAACAAATAAACTTGCTTCACATTACTGCTTGGTGATAAGAAGACACCAATCCAAAGGATTCATCCAGCTTCTTTGTCAATCATGCCAGTTTCAAGATGCAGAGTTTCTATAAGATTGTCTGCGTTCTTTACTACCTTCAATTCATCCATACATTGCTGGTTGTAGTGCTACCTAAGTTATTATATGTATACATTCACATAGAGAAACAATTAGATTAAATATAAATCAAATGTCTACCTCAGTCACCAAGCTTATGGTAATAGATTAATTTTCAATAGCAAAATTACCTGCTGCTAAGCAGACCACACCAGCCCACTACAAAAGAAGATATAATAAATACCAGATGTCATGAACTTCTGACAACTCTTTTGAACATCAGCATGGCCCAGTTCCTGAATGAAATTTGTTAAGAGCGACATGCAACAATATTACTGTATGAGTATGCTATCATGCAAGTTAAGGTACTCATCAAAGACCTGGCCCATAGATCATAGGTTATTACTTCATTGAACCATGCAATCTCTTCACTTGTAAGGAAAAGACAAATCTTAAGACAGATATCGATCCTTAGTCATCTCAAACACTACAAGAAACAAGGTAAAGAGTGTCGGGCAAAAACACACACTCTTACTGAAATAAGCCAACACTCTAAAATAGACGCTCTTATTCGTATAAAAGTGCGGGGACCGACACTCTTACGTTAAGAGTGTCGGTTCAGCATGCAACTGACACTCTTATGTTAAGAGTGTCGGCCAGTGACGTGGCGGACACTCTTACTGTGCGCGCGGTCCCCAGCCTAGCTGTGCCATATAAGAATGTGGGGACCGACACCCTTACTGAATAATTTTTTTTAATACCCAGTTTTATTTTTCTCCCTCCCCGGATGGGAAGCCTCCATAACAGTTCATTAACAGCACAATACAAGCACAATATTCAATATATCACAACAGAATGTCGAAGTAATCAAATTTGGTATAGTGCCCTCTGTGTTATAGTGCTATAATGGATACATATTGTTATAGTGCCCTCTGTGTTTCCACCATGTCCCTTGATAGTTGGTatgagaaaaaaaggaaaagaacatCTGGATCACCAATGTTGATGATTTGTTCATAACCTCACAAATCGATCAGATACAGTTGTAAAAGGCACTATAGTTGTATAAAGGATAGCACCGATAATTGTCACAATAGGATAATCCATACATATACAGTATTAGAGTAGAGTGTGTTTGGTTCTCCAGCCAGATTTCATTTCCTTGCTCATACATAAATCAAGATAGAACTAGCGTTTGTTTCCTTGGTGAGTTCGCTTTGGGGCTTGTGCTAGCAAGATTTTTGCTTGTTGGTGGAGGAGAGCAAGATtggctcgcccatgctggcaaAGCTCACCTTGCTGGACGAGACAAGGTGAGCAAAGCAAGTGAAGTAACCAACCGTACCCTAGTGTTTCATTGCAACAGTACAACTTTCAAAATTAAACTACCATATTCTTTTCATCAGACATTCTACTAGTTACACTTACAAAAGATAAAACCAGACACTAACCACTTGTAGACGAATATTATGAAAAGAGAACAAGTACATGTGGAAGTTTTATCCAACCTTTGTATTTGTATGCCCCTTAAATGTTTGAACTGGACTGTCAATTATCCTTCCTGTACTCATCGATAAGTCCCAAAGCTTCAATGAGTTGTCAGTAGATGCAGATACTATTGTCGATGCATCCAGATACTTAACATAGCTTACAGTCTTTGTGTGCCCAACTAGTGTACAATAAGGAGCTCGTATGTGACGTAGATCATAGCAGTAAATTTTGTGGTCTGCAGAGCCGATGGCAATGGAGCGAGCAGTATCAGGTTGAAATTGCACAAAACACACATTTGCCCTTGTTTTAATAGTGCCAATACTCCCAGCCTGCACAGTACACAAAAAAATGTGTTATAACAATGAAGAGAAGCAACTCTACATCCACATACAAGTTCGATAACCATGTTATCGTTAGTTAAAAAGCTGACATACAGTAGGTGCAAGAATAAAATTGCCTGATTCATATCCCGCAGCTTCACAGATCCATCATCACTCCCACTGACCAATTTTGTTGGGTCCATAATTGAGAAGTCCACCGACCACACACGTCGCTCATGCTCCCTCATCTCAACAAAAACTTGACTCCTAGTAACATCCCAAACCTGAAAATACAGGGATATTATGGTAATTGCATCAAATACAATTTAGTTATAAAAAAAGCCACAAAACTTATCTGCACTATACCCTCAAAATCACTAGATGCTATATGGCTCTTCATATAACTGTTCCAGGAAATACAACTCAGTTTTGATCTATTAGACATCTCTACCACAGGATAGTGAATATCACGGTGTTCATTTACAATCATATTATACTCAAACACTTTTATCTTTTTAtttacaccagcagttgcaaaaaACTCTCTATCTCGGTCAAACCCAGGGAGATTAGGGATCCTGACGAATCACGACTCAAGGAGTAAAGGCTTGCTATCTAGTAACTTTCAGGTCCAAGGACCCAGGGAGGAGAGTGGCTCGTACCTGTTGAGAGCGTCAAGTCGGTCTATCGTCATCGTCGTAGCCCTCGCGGCCGACGCCCACTTCGCCATGGATAGCGCCGCCCCAGCAGCCAAGTCTGAGAGAGATATATAGCCTTTTCTCTGTTTATCGCTCGACAGCCTCTGGAAGCGTCGCAATACTCACGAAGAGGCTGGTTGGTCGCAATGAACTCATGCCAGTGAAGTCTAGAACCGCGCGCTGATGATCTATCGCTGCGCGTGTCTGTACAAGTAAATGTCATTAGAAAGCTATATCAAAAATATGTTCAAACAGTTGGAACATACAAGAGAAGATTTGGTGTCACAATACGTCTCCAAATCTCCCACATAACAGACGTCATGTTTGATATACAGAAAAAAGGCATTAGTAGTTACTCAAACATAGAGGAAGACATGCATTCAGTCAGGTTGGATCTCTGTTGATTAAACAAGTATCACTCTTTCATTTACTCAACTTTAGAAGATGAAGACAAGTTTAGTTTCTCTGAACTTATTTTACTTGAAAAGTTAAAGCAAACTCAGTTTCTCTGCCTGCAATTTAAGCAATCCATAGCACTGAAAACTTACCACAATGTTGTGTAGATAATGACTTGGCCAAGTTCTGGAGTCCTGTTATCTCAATGATCTTGTCCTTCTCCTCAATGGAATTAGCAGAGTCCAAGTGCCTTGGGTGGATAAAACTCGCTTAAGTGCCAACATGCTAATTGATAAGAACAGTAAAGGGGTAATACCTACAACAAAGTTAAAGCTGGATAAAAGTACCTTGGAGGCAATGGTGTAGAAGCCATTATCAAGACAATCCATTGCAAAAGTTAACCACTCCTGACGGGACACTTGCAAGTGAAGGTCGTTGCAGTATTTAGCATCTCTAAGCAACAGTGCCTCGTATCTCATGGCAAGGCAGCTCTGTCAGTGCACATGAAGGGTAACAGTATTTGGTAAGACATTTAACCAAATAACATTTGATAACGCTCAAAGGATCGCATTGCTGACAGCTCAACAGACCTAGTACGGAAATAACAGACCTAGTACAGAAATTCTGGGTGGAACCTAAAATAGGGCTAGAAATATACCAGATGCAATTTTCAAACACAAAGGGGAGGAAGGATCTGACGAGAACGTGGCTATAGAGGGGAGCGATACTGTGGCAGACAAAGTAACGTGTGGGGGATCTACGAGAGGGAAGCGACGCCTCACCTTGACAAACTGCAGATGTGCCTCCTTTGTTTGCCAGCTCTAGGCACATCGAAGAAGCCCTAGGGCATGTCTATGGAGGTGGATGGGATGGGGATTCCTAGCGAAGTAGAAGGGGAGGGGTGGGGATGACACTACGGCCAGCACTAGCGTGGTGGTTCACCCTCTGATTCGGCCGAGGCGGGCACAGTTGTTGCATCGTGGATGGGGAGGGGAGATTAGGGATCCTGACGAATCATGACTCAAGGAGTAAAGGCTTGCTATCTAGTAACTTTCAGGTCAAGGACCCAGGGAGGAGAATGGCTCGTACCTGTTGAGAGCGTCAAGTCGGTCTGTCGTCGTCGTAGCCCTCGCGGCCGACGCCCACTTCGCCATGGATAGCGCCGCCCCAGCAGCCAAGTCTAAGAGAGATATGTAGCCATTTCTCTGTTTATCGCTCGACGGCCTCTGGAAGCGTCGCAATACTCACGAAGAGGCTGGTTGGTGTGCGGAAAGGTACAAACGAATCGCGTAGCCGTTCAAACGTGATCCTACGtctgaaaaaaaataaaaagtgaCGTGGATACAGTTGCAGGCCGTCTTTGCTCCCGCATTTGTATATAGAAAGATTTACTAgtaaatttatacatagttgcacTAGTTTTTCTTTCGAATTACTAGAACCAATAAAAACACTCCCTAATGTCAATTTATAGGTTGTTTGACTTTTTAATACCAAATTTGACCAACTCATTCTACTAAAAATTTACAAAAATATGGGAAAAATAAACCACAACAAAAATAAATAGTAAGTATGGATTTTTTTTGAATCAGACGAGTAAGTCAAACTTGGTGTCCAAAAATCAAAAGATCTATAaattgggacggagggagtactttGTAAGTACCAAAACCAATATAGTGATTTGCATAATTACTGCATATAATCCTTGAAACGCATGATAAGCGTTGCTAGGTAACACAAATACTATGGATGATACTTGCAACGTATGACAAATGTTGTTAGGTGACATAAATACTACGAATGACCCTTACAACGCATGACAAATGTTGTCAGGTAATTTGGATATTCTACAGATGACACTTGCAATGTATGGTAAACGTTGCTAGTTGGTTTTCTTGCAACATATAAATATATGTGTTGCTAGCATCCGTTGCTACCTAATTTCTTGCAACACATAAACTATTTTGTTGCAATGTATGTGTTGCTATAGGGGTGTTTGTGTTGTAGTGTCAATGTTGGGGTATGTTCTTCTTCACAATTATTGTAATTATGCACTGAATATACTAACACACTCTCTATATTGTTTCTAGGCTCTGCTAAATTTTGAAGAGCAGGAACGTCATAGTAAGAACCCTCAGTCGTTAGACCAAAATGTGTTACAGAATTGCTTACATAACACACTGCCTTCATTGGTAAATCTGGATAAATGCAAATCGGTATGCCTTAGTATTCATTTTTACATATTCATTATTATCTTTCCTTTGCAAACACATATTCTTATTAATTGTACTTTTTACTCATCATGGCAGTGTAACAACAACATGTAACTTATTTACATTTTTTTATCAATAGATATTGGTACCTATGCTTAGTAGGGGACATTGGTCACTGTATTTAATCAACCTACAGAATTGGTGTATACATATTTTAGATTCGAATCCGTATGGTATAGAACTCGGTGGCACTACATGGAAGGACTACCATTATGACCCAATCTATATAGGTGGAAGGAAATTCCCATGGGCTAGGGTTATAATGAGTAGGTTGAGCAAAGCTTTACAACATGTTTGCCCCAATGCATCCTTCCCCAAATTTGGTAACTTTCCAATGGATATGCCACCAAATTGTCCAACAATGAGAACAGGGTCAAACGACTGTGGCTTTTATGTAATGAGTTACATGAAGTATTATGATCACAATGCAGGTGCTATCACTTCTTACACTCAACCAGTAAGTGACTATGCTAatgatttatgttcatgttgccaTCGATGTACATGTTAGCTATATACGTGTCTAATTAATGCTATGCTTTTATTGCAGGACAATTCTCAAGACCTGCGCGCTCATGCCCTATATTACCTCACATTTCATCGCATGAACAAGGTGCTGCCGCTTCCAATAGAGATCCAAATATTTATGTTTGTGCGCAAGTAGTCAACTTTGTGTCAGAACTAAATCATGGAGCGGGCCATGTATCGTACTATGGTATTTTAGTCATGCATTTTAGTTAACAATGTTAGGAAGATTCCTTAGATGGGATGTTAACACCAGTTGTTATGCTACTTTGTCTTAGGATGTTACACAGATACTTTTgtgaacatcagttggtcggatacTTTTGTTAGGCTGCGACGATGCTTTTCTATTTGTGAACATCAGATGTTCCGATACTTTGGTGGGCTTAAATATCATCTTTTGGATGTTATGACGTTCTTCTTTTGTGATTTTACATACATGACTTCTGCATACACATTTCTTATTATTATGACCAATTCATTTAACGTTATACTTTTGGTTAATCTGTCTATATACTTATTGGTATGCCGACCTCATTCAGACTCTTTGTTATTTGTTATTCACAATGCATATTGCTCATTCATCACATTTCTAGTCATATAGTTTATCCATTATATAGTTCTCATATAAGGTTATATATGATGTTTTATCAGTCCCAAATATGCAACATTAGTACAAGATATACGCTACGTTTCATAGACTTCAACAATCAACTTTATAGAAATCATTTGTGACACATGCAATGTTTACTGCAAAAACATATGTTCGCATCACATACAACATACTAATCACTGGGTGAGTCACTATTGTCGATATTAATTGCGTGTTTTTAGATGTTGTTGTCTCATTCCATTGAGGAGCGTTACTTCCAACCTTGTTTCTAGATCCAGGAGGTCATCCTCTCTTACGTCCAACAAGGCTAGCCAACCGAACTCTATTCTCCTCCAATGACAAACATGTCCTACTATTGTGACCATTGGCAATACCACACTTCTGGCATTTCCTGTTCATTTTCTTTGTACCTTTTGCGCCCAATTTAATAACCTTTTGTTCACTCCCCTTTCTTGTTCTTCCCTTGGGTTTTGAGTTATTTGGTCTTGCCAAGCTTATACCATCGACTACAAAATCCAATTTCTGTAATTCAAAAGTATAGTTTTTTCAGCATATAATATTATGCAGTCCCACATTCACTCTAATACCATTATTACCTTTCTGGCATCTACATATTGTTCATGGCCACCACTTCCATTCATATCTGCGTGATCCTGCAAATTAACCTATACCCGCCAACACATTTTTAAGCTCGAACATAAGCCAATAACACAAACCAATAACACATTTGTATGTACAACCACAAATCAATATCGTGGTTAAAGTTATTACCTGTTCAAAGGAATGTATCGGTATAGGGATTTGAACATTGTCCACACCCCCTTCAATTATATTAGATACTTCTTGAATTTCCTGTAAAAATGGGTCACAACTCATTATATA from Zea mays cultivar B73 chromosome 6, Zm-B73-REFERENCE-NAM-5.0, whole genome shotgun sequence harbors:
- the LOC100216856 gene encoding uncharacterized protein isoform X1, yielding MIVNEHRDIHYPVVEMSNRSKLSCISWNSYMKSHIASSDFEGIVQVWDVTRSQVFVEMREHERRVWSVDFSIMDPTKLVSGSDDGSVKLRDMNQAGSIGTIKTRANVCFVQFQPDTARSIAIGSADHKIYCYDLRHIRAPYCTLVGHTKTVSYVKYLDASTIVSASTDNSLKLWDLSMSTGRIIDSPVQTFKGHTNTKELGHADVQKSCQKFMTSGIYYIFFCSGLVWSA
- the LOC100216856 gene encoding uncharacterized protein LOC100216856; its protein translation is MREHERRVWSVDFSIMDPTKLVSGSDDGSVKLRDMNQAGSIGTIKTRANVCFVQFQPDTARSIAIGSADHKIYCYDLRHIRAPYCTLVGHTKTVSYVKYLDASTIVSASTDNSLKLWDLSMSTGRIIDSPVQTFKGHTNTKELGHADVQKSCQKFMTSGIYYIFFCSGLVWSA